The Magnolia sinica isolate HGM2019 chromosome 3, MsV1, whole genome shotgun sequence genome includes the window TTTTGCACTGAAAGGTCCAACAACTAGTATTATTGGAGATGAACATTTTGTTCCCATTTCAACATTAATTCTTTGGAGGATTTGTATAAGAATATTTGTCTCCCGCTCATttgatgagctggtagagactaTAGTGTGcatgagtgatccagggttcaatccctggtagtgttacctttcaaaaaaaatatttggAACTTTCAAGGTGGAGGTGATACTGGAGAGGGTGATCAGACGTGCTTTAGTAAATTTTTATTGACATTGTTGAAGGGTGACTACAGTTAGCTGTTTCTTGTGCATATCAATAAGagattttcatctttcaaaagaagaagaagagtttttTGTGTTGCTTAGCCAAGGTTTTCTGAGATCTCTTTGCTGCTCTGATGTGGGACTGATGTGCGCGTTCTTGCTATTTGTTTTCCCCTTAGGTGAGGTTAGGGAAGGACTGCTGACCACTCATCATCTTCATGAATATGGATTTTGTTTTTTGGTGGTAGTAGTAGAATATTTTCTCATGTACTCCAATGCAAATGTTCCCTTAACATGGTTTAGATGGATCAATGTGCCATCTCTCCCTCTTCGGCATTTGTCTAACATTTGATGTTTTTGGCTTACTTTTGGATCACATGTTCAAGGGGAAGCAAATTAGCTGACCGATGGTCTAGCTAGCAGGTAGTATGGACATGCATTATGGAATTAGGTATGGTATATTGATCATAGGAAGAGAACCTGGGTTCTGGTCTGCCATGGAGTATAACCGAATCTTTTGGAGATAATTCAGGCAGTATAGTTAGAGATATTGATATGGAAGTGAACTTGACGACTTGAGATTTTGGAAACTGGTCTCTTGAGTTTCAGAAACTTAGTCTTTAGGAACTTTTGCAAGGCTTGGTCTTCACGGTTCCTGTTTTGCATCTGATATGGTTTGAAGTTGTGTGCTAGCACTTGATGATTGCTGAGGACTTCCATGAAAATCTATTTCATCACTATAGCCTTGTCCCTGCTATTAGGGGCAGCCCGGCAGGATTCCATGAAAATCTATTTGTTGAACAAATTCCACTGCTGAACACATTGGGTGGGTTGTTGTTCTGTTAACATTAGCCACTTCTGATTTTTTCTATCTGAGAATGATTTAGGATTTGCACATCAGCTCAACAAAAGTTTACTGAAAGCAAGTTGCTCATTTCCATTGGTCACCAGGCTGACGTGTAAAATTCCAGACCAAACCAAATATGGGCCTTGCCCCAAAAGTTCCAGCCTCTTGGATGATCCTGAGCCCTTGAATTGAGGTAGAACTGTGATCACCCACATTTTTGGGCCCTATGCTAATTGAGTGGCTGGGATTGTggaaattttacaatttttggcCATGTCTCGCATACAGCGTGGTCTGTTGGATGAGTTGTTCAGATCTTGAAAAAATGTTCCCATAGGAATTTGTGCGTGCGAAATACCTTCCTTTTAGTTCAAGCTAAAATTTATGTCTCTCTCagtccttttttattttattttatttttaagctgTACTTGCACTTGTTGAGTCAATGGCTCCTCTTTTGTTGTTGCCGATGTGTATCCCAAGTAAGATGTGTATCCCAAGTAAAATTTGGTGATTTTGTGTAGGTTACTGCTTGTTCCTTGCACTGGTAATTGACCGGCTACATCATTATATGAGGGAATTGCGTATGACACGGAAAAGCATGGAGGCTGCAAAGAAGCAGAACAGGGATAAGAGCGAAAGTGGAAAAGGCGGGGGCTTGGATGAGAAAGCATTCGAGGAAGAAGTTTCCAGTCTGCGGGCAAAGGTTAAGCAGCTGGAATCAGAAGCCGAGACAAGAGACAAAGAGGCGAAGACTGCAGAGGCTAATGCCATGGCTCTAAGGAAACAGTCTGAAGGTTTCCTCCTTGAATACGACCGTTTGCTGGAGGACAACCAAAACCTTCGCAACCAGCTGCAGTCACTTGACCGGAGATTGTCACACTCTGATAGCAAGAAGAACACATAAGGCTGCTTCACGCCACCTTCTTTtatctttttgtctttttttttttccttctttactGGTATTTTGTGCTGATGATTTTATTTCGTACTTGGAGAAATCTAATCTGGCTTGTGTTTTGGCGATTTTCTTGGTTTTAGACTGCAAGGATTGCTTGGGTCTGCCTGTGCTGTTGTTTTATGAGGTAAGTCTTAAGTGAATTTTGACACTAGTATATAAAAAAAACCAGGGACAGTGTAGCTATTCTAACCAGCATGGGTGGGTTTATCAAAGTATTCAGTTTGGCCCGCAGCAGCATCATGAGTTGGTCCTCCAGAGCATCGATCTGATGGGCTTGCTAGGCCCATCAGAGCCGTGTCTGGATCTCTGAACTGTTGGCCCCACTTTGATGAACTGAAAAGGGGTCTGACAAAGTTGTAAGTTGTCTCTAATTTATTGTTAATGGTTAGGTCTTAGTGAGTACTGCAGATATTGAGCTAGTGCCTGTCAATTTGGAGGTCTATCAGGCCAACCATCCCAGTATCTCCACACGTGTGTCATGTACATTAGTGTGAGGCGGAGGCTTGATGAAAATATTGGTAGTCCGTGCTTTTACTTTTGGTGCTTGTTTCATCCACGGGTGGGGCTCAACGAgtcaatggtctggatgactGAATATTGAGCACCATCATAACAAAGGGCCAAGTGCACTTTTGCACACACTCGCATTGAGCATGTGATTCCTCTTCTCTAGGGGTGGAAAGCATGTGTGAGCTAATGATAACAGTTGGGTTCCAACACATTGCTCAGGGCATGGGTTGGAGTGCCCATGTAGTTGTAGTTGTGTGGGTGAGCGTGtactaagaaaaaaagaaaaaagagctaGTCATAATGGGTGCTGAAAGTCAATCTTCATCAGAGAACTGGGCATACAGCACACACAGATCAGCTATTTGAGCCATTCATCGTGCACACTGAGAACACTTAAATGTACCAAATACAATGGCATTGGCCGGTTACTGTGAGCCACACCTACTTTAAAATTGGACTTTTGGACCTTATTCTATAACTGCTTGCTGATTTTTCTCATCAATATTGAGTTGCTTAGTTAGCAGACCTACATTATTTCTTGTCTGTCACATGCTTATAGTGTTCCCCGCCTAATGAATGGTCTGTATCTTTGACATGTGTGCCTTATGCCCAGATTTATATTATGTGTCTTCCACCCCCTTATGCAAGTTCCTCCATTGAATCGCCACTCTTCAAAATTTGTTGGGTTGGGATTCAAAGGTGGCCCATCATTTTAGAGGCAGTAGAGTTGTATATCCTTAAGGGAAATTTAGTCTTATTTTCACTAATATTGTTGTATTTATTTATGCATGTCGGACCTAACAGGGTACCGTACAGTTACATTGAACTTGAGAACTGCATTGAGTGTGATTGGGTCGAAGTAGACCCGCTCTATAATGACATAACCTTTGCCGTAGCGAAACATGCCTGTGCCCGACACCACCGACACCTCCCTTTGTTTTACTAATATCGGATCCGGCCCTTGGATCTCTAGCGTGCTGCCTTTGTATTGGCCGTTTGTAACGACGATGGAGAAGAGAAAGTGTAGACTGCTACCATCCATCGCAGCACCTACATATATGCCTTGAGCTCGTCCGACCTGCATTGATCGGCTATCAATGCCTATAGTTAGCGCATGGTCGATCACTGTTATAGTCCCGAAGCTTAGCACGCCTGATTTGGTGCCGTTGATTCCAGCTACCGTAGTGGCCGTCACATTCTGCCCACCTACCCAGTCTTGCAAGTACAACACCATGTTGGTCTCCTTCATTCTCCTCCCTTCAGCGTTGGAGTGGCCCACTACAATTGCTATAAGCAATACTAGTGTGAATTTTGCATATGTTGTGGGGATGGATGGCGCCATCGATAGATGGTGGAAGATGGAGAGATTCTACTCTAGCCCTCGAGTCCTTTTGTATGTACCATTTCGATTAGAAGGCTTCTACTTATAAGGGGTAGGTGAGCCACCCACTCACTACCCATCAAAGATAAGGTGAACCACACGTCATTTAAAATGCACCTAGTGGTGAGGTCCAcgtgttttttatttattatttttatttggcatcacGGTGCATGTAAGACTTTTGAGGCAGACTCTTTTGGAATATGCTTTTTGTACAAGTGATGTGCTTAGGCCCACTTAAGTATGCGTATGACAACCAGCCTGTTTAGAAGGAGATATGAAGCCTCATAAATCATGACGATCAACCATTACGTGGGCCACCACATATATAtgaagctttttttaaaaaaaataaataatatttttcaggtgggcccactgtgttttgtatatgccatccaacctatgcatgttgaaaatcagtggtttaaaaataataaaaaatgaaaattcaaaattttcaaaatttcagaattttcccaccaaaatattttttaaaattttttaattaaaaagtgcagtgtgtgtgctttgtcccacatcggaaatgccaagaatagttttgtggtttaaatgagatattgagaagggtattcttacttggagctttttggaggagatgaaacacgggttgcgtgttcgcactggaacacacgtATGCACGCACGTGCGGCGCGCTCGCGCTCACGCTCGGGCACGGGTACGGGCGTGGGCGTgggtagtgtggctgtagtggcgttAGATGGTGCACTTTACACTTCGCACGTGTGCGCATCatgtcgcagagtggtcgctccctcacGACCTTGCGCGAGACGGTGCGATtgcggtgcgatgggtctggtcagagccttagggcggtgtggatctgaaatgttggaaatgagcgtgggttttataggtgactgagaagggtcggatcttaaatccgaaacgtccagccgtttcttaaacggatggctaccttaaaagccacaacggtccgaaaacggacgagccatgatgatccaatggtcagatctatagatctaatgaccagaaacgtctgggattaatggacaacgaccagaaacgtttttcaaacgttctggaccattgaatatcaCACAGCAATGGGTCTAAActtgaggcctatataaactggaccattccagtccgattttaTCATCTCAACACATCATCTCttccatcaaatcagatacagtccatagcttcatttttagaatactgttatcatcttCATCGTCTAAGTCTACCAGAATAAACCTACTGCgttaaattgttccatagtgaACCTATTGTGATtgttgcacgctggatccagataaggcttgtcttatcttggaagtaattcgcctgtaacccatcagcagttgataagggggcgaatcacgctttaaggacagcgtattttatacgtgattcagcctagtgattatttttatttttctatttttttatttttggtgtatccaaaaaaaacttttctaacaatcttaaagcgtgattatggacaccaaaagtgttgcatcaatcaaacgatgaaccaggatctgatccgattggaccgatttgatggttcaaatttcactaaatGGCAGGACAAGCTAAAATTCCTGCTGACCgctctgaagatcttctacatcttgGACCTGACTCTCCAGCCTCTGCCTGAAGTAAAGGACACTAACACTCTAAAACAGATCGTTGCTAGGCTCAAGAGACAAGAAGATGAATTGTTGTGTCgtggccacatcctcaatgctctctctgatcgaTTGTATGATTTGTACACGAGGACCGCAtcagcgaaagaaatttggagcgcactgaaatacaaatacaaggctgaagaggaaggtacatagaaatttctaattgccaggtatttcgaTTTTACaatggtagacaatctaccgctgcttgtccaaatccaagaactgcagcttattgtaaataaaataaaagtcataaaaatcgatcttcctgaatcctttcaagtcggagcAATAATCGTAAAGTTGCCTCCGAGCTAGAAAGTTTACAagaagaaactactgcataaatccgaagagtccaccctagaacaaatccagaagcatcttcgtattgaagaagaatctcgtaaccgagacaaaaagAATGatgctaatggtgcatcctcatccaaggtgaacgcagtagaaaagacatcccaaaataatacctatgagaaagctggttcccttaaacctaataaagatcaaggaaaattcaagaaaaccccaAAGAAGAAAAACGACAAACCTAAGAGAGCTTGCTATGTCTGCAGCAAGACCGGGCATTTCGCCCGAGTCTGTAGGGACCGAAAAAAggctaagaaagaggctaatgcagtagacgatgaaatcgtactcatggtcacagaagtgaacctagttcaagagaaaattcctggttggtggtatgatatagGTGCCATagtccatgtatgcaatgatcgatctgctttcaaaacctatgaaaatgagaccaatggtcaagaagttcaaatggaaaatgaaggacgatcgaaagttgTAAGCAAAGGAACCATgaaattactctttacctctggaaagaaggtaatcctgaccaacgtactgcatgtctcagacataagaaggaatcttgtctcaggggatctcttaggcaagcctgggattagggttgtgtttgaatcaggtaagctgatcttgtctaagaatgaaaactttgtgggtaagggatacgcttgtaatgggatgatcaaactctctttaaatgaaatgaattcttctgcttacatgattgagtctgtaacgtTATAgcatggtagactagcccatattggttacagtaccataaaactcatagCTAAGAACgacctaatatcatacaatgatagtgacaaagataaatgtgaagtatgcatacggtctaaaataataaagaaaccattccctagcgttgagagatcgtctcaaatattagacctaatgcatactgacatatgtgaactaaatggcgttcttacccgtggaggtaaaaggtactttataatatttatagatgattgttcgagatatgcatatatatatatatatatatatatatatatatatatatatatatatatatattttaaaatcgaaagatgaagcatttaatgcattcaagatctataaaattgaagtagaaaatcaattagataaaaatattaaaatccttcgtagtgaccgaggaggagaatatttctctaatgaattttttaactattgtgaagaacacaGCATAATCAATCAATGCAcaacaccttatacaccacaacaaaatggtgtagtagagagaaaaaataggacgttagtataaatggtcaactcaatctaatacaagcacagttgccattaaacctatggggagaagcactgttggctgcatgtcatgttttaaaccaaattccatctaagaaaaccaagacctctccatacgaaatatagaaaggaagaaaaccaaacatagggtatcttagagtgtgggggtgtcttgcatattgcagaactccgGAACCTAAAAGAGCtaaattaggaccaagagctatcaagtgcatCCTTATAGGATATGCAtaacatagtaaggcctatagacttctagacttagactccaatgtaatcatagagtctagagatgtagagttctttgagaattctgtattcgCTGAGGaaaagaatgctgagattcaatctcctaatgaaaatataaaagaaacacaaatagaagagaaaactcctagtgaaccttgtaggagtcaaagagcaagagtagaaaagagtcttgatcctgatcaaatagactcctaacaactctcttttcatctagttgagggtgatagagagaaggtgattaggaaaatacctatggttttgactatagaagatgaacctaaaacctttagtgaagctatgtcttcaagagactccgctttttggaaagaagccattaatgatgaaatggttTCTATAACATCTAACCAAACATGAGAATTGGTAGATCTACCTTtaggttctaaaccaataggttgtaagtgggtatttaagaaaaaatatcacacagatggtacaattcaaacttttaaagcaagattagttgctaagggttttcgacagaaagaatgaattgattattttgaca containing:
- the LOC131240752 gene encoding uncharacterized protein LOC131240752, translated to MINLLFSLLFAEAALIVLLLVKTPLRKLAIMGLDRVKRGRGPVMVKTISATVFIVFVSTVYSIVNIQKRSNEAGAVTTTDEILMGRHLLEASLMGYCLFLALVIDRLHHYMRELRMTRKSMEAAKKQNRDKSESGKGGGLDEKAFEEEVSSLRAKVKQLESEAETRDKEAKTAEANAMALRKQSEGFLLEYDRLLEDNQNLRNQLQSLDRRLSHSDSKKNT
- the LOC131238706 gene encoding dirigent protein 22-like, which encodes MAPSIPTTYAKFTLVLLIAIVVGHSNAEGRRMKETNMVLYLQDWVGGQNVTATTVAGINGTKSGVLSFGTITVIDHALTIGIDSRSMQVGRAQGIYVGAAMDGSSLHFLFSIVVTNGQYKGSTLEIQGPDPILVKQREVSVVSGTGMFRYGKGYVIIERVYFDPITLNAVLKFNVTVRYPVRSDMHK